A region from the Benincasa hispida cultivar B227 chromosome 10, ASM972705v1, whole genome shotgun sequence genome encodes:
- the LOC120088789 gene encoding uncharacterized protein LOC120088789, whose protein sequence is MKNFLSIFSVSISLFFLFSLSIAAYSWIFYLSTTIHKDYMFLFCNSLLVFICLNSRLSVSLEKDRRQELAEKRQAAGCCESRLLDRRRTVGDVGETLSVVVEETYGDDYYGDLAAGDDETLLVKVEVTPTDELDAVEDDRTLSVVIEETKGDELETVVEDNKTLSVIEETQDEDFEVVEDAKTLRIIEEFRDHELGIVEGDKTLSIFEETRNDEEQEQGGSVDSISLEELNRKCEEFIRRMKKDIRIEILTI, encoded by the coding sequence ATGAAGAACTTCCTTTCCATCTTTTCAGTTTCCATTTcacttttcttcctcttctctctctCCATAGCTGCTTACTCATGGATTTTCTACTTGTCTACCACAATTCACAAGGACTATATGTTCTTATTCTGCAATAGCCTACTAGTTTTTATTTGTCTAAATTCTCGCTTGAGTGTTTCATTGGAGAAAGATCGTCGACAGGAACTGGCTGAAAAGAGACAAGCTGCAGGGTGTTGTGAGAGTAGACTACTGGATAGAAGGAGAACAGTTGGAGACGTCGGCGAAACTCTATCCGTTGTCGTTGAAGAGACTTATGGCGATGATTATTATGGTGATCTAGCTGCAGGAGATGATGAAACTTTACTTGTTAAAGTTGAAGTAACTCCAACTGATGAATTAGACGCAGTGGAGGATGATAGGACTCTCTCAGTCGTCATTGAAGAAACTAAAGGTGATGAATTAGAAACGGTGGTGGAGGATAATAAGACTCTTTCAGTCATTGAAGAAACTCAAGATGAAGACTTTGAAGTGGTGGAGGATGCTAAGACTCTCAGAATCATTGAAGAATTTCGAGATCATGAATTAGGAATAGTGGAAGGTGATAAGACTCTTTCAATCTTTGAAGAAACTCGTAATGATGAAGAACAAGAACAAGGAGGCAGCGTTGATTCCATCAGCTTGGAGGAGTTGAACAGAAAGTGCGAGGAGTTCATAAGAAGAATGAAAAAGGACATAAGGATTGAAATTCTAACAATATGA